In the Anguilla anguilla isolate fAngAng1 chromosome 7, fAngAng1.pri, whole genome shotgun sequence genome, one interval contains:
- the LOC118232643 gene encoding 60S ribosomal protein L18a-like, producing MKASGTLSEYKVIGRLLPSAKNPAPPLYRMRIFAPNHVVAKSRFWYFVSQLRKMKKASGETVYCGLVFEKSPLRVKNFGIWLRYDSRSGTHNMYREYRDLTTSGAVTQCYRDMGARHRARAHSIQIMKVQEIPANKCRRPAIKQFHDSKIKFPLPHRVLRRQHKPRFTTKRPNTFF from the exons ATGAAGGCGTCCGGCACA CTTAGCGAATATAAAGTAATCGGGCGTCTGCTGCCCTCAGCTAagaaccccgcccctcccctctaccGCATGCGGATCTTCGCGCCCAACCACGTGGTGGCCAAGTCCCGCTTCTGGTACTTCGTCTCTCAGctgaggaagatgaagaaggCTTCGGGAGAGACGGTCTACTGTGGGCTG gtgtTTGAGAAGTCCCCGCTCAGGGTGAAGAACTTCGGCATCTGGCTGCGCTACGACTCCCGCAGCGGCACCCACAACATGTACCGCGAGTACCGCGACCTCACCACCTCCGGCGCCGTCACTCAGTGCT ATCGGGACATGGGGGCTCGCCACCGCGCCCGCGCCCACTCCATACAGATCATGAAGGTGCAGGAGATCCCCGCCAACAAGTGCCGCCGTCCCGCCATCAAGCAGTTCCAC GACTCCAAGATCAAGTTCCCGCTGCCCCACAGAGTCCTGCGTCGCCAGCACAAACCCCGCTTCACCACCAAGAGACCCAACACCTTCTTCTGA
- the LOC118232630 gene encoding exportin-T-like isoform X2 yields MDEHALLGLNPNADAPHRQQALAYFEQLKESADAWQVCAEALAKNVYSSDHVKFFCFQVLEHQIKFRHAGLSPTQQQLIRETLLKWLQSQLMSAQPQKVFIRNKAAQVFALAFVTEYLTQWPEFFSDVLSVVGLNPRGADLYLRTLLAIDAEVVDRDITHSAEETRRNTLIKDTMREQCIPALVESWYQILQAYQHTNPELTCQCLEVVGTYVAWIDLALIANDRFVTLLLSHMSVEVLREEACDCLFEIVSKGMDPVDKTKLVESLCQVLQSAGFFSVEQEEDVDFLAKFSRLVNGMGQSLVVSWSRLVKVGDWEGAQVTLRSLEGKVPLTLQLLAHEDDDISANVVGFCYDYLHVLKQLPHLADQQKTNIEAIMLAVIKKLTYDEEYNFENEGEDEAMFVEYRKQLKLLLDRVAQVSPELLLEAVQRVFTSTMQHWQAAPFMQVEVAMRLLYMLGEALPAHQGAHFSGDEAKASALQGMMRTLVTCGVSEYQHVSVTLEFFETVVRYDKFFMVEPQHIPNVLMVFLDHRGLRHSSPKVRSRVAYLFSRFIKTLHKHMNAFIEDILNRIQDLLELLPPANGCPPALTSDDQLFVFEAAGVLVVSGEGGADRKGALMRKLLEPLLERFGLVLAQLQREQDEERQAALADRLNHAVGFASRTSKAFSNKQTVKQCGCLEVYRDCLEVFVPALSCPVQRGALRSGVRSFLHRMIICLEEEVLPFIPAASEHMLKDCEAKDLQEFIPLINQITAKFKGQVSPFLQQVFMPLVQAIFEVLGRPAEQNDQTAALEKQMLRRSYFAFIQAMAGSGINEVIANQGVENIERVLFTIIQGAVDIPDPVAQKTCFIILSRLVELWGGKDGLVGFPDFIYKHIVPACFLAPLKPTFDLSDAQTVVTLSEVALTLKMIHLKRGQEFLLYLQQEYLPSVHVTPEITQELCQVLQQPDSKVIKSYMKAFFQRARL; encoded by the exons atggaTGAGCACGCCTTGCTGGGACTGAACCCCAACGCTGACGCCCCTCACCGCCAGCAG GCTCTGGCCTACTTTGAGCAGCTGAAGGAGTCGGCTGATGCCTGGCAGGTGTGTGCGGAGGCCCTAGCCAAGAACGTTTACAG CAGTGACCATGTGAAGTTCTTCTGTTTCCAAGTTCTTGAGCATCAGATCAAGTTCAG ACACGCGGGCCTCAGTCCCACCCAGCAGCAGCTGATCAGAGAAACACTGCTGAAATGGCTGCAGTCACAG TTAATGAGCGCTCAGCCACAGAAGGTCTTCATTCGCAACAAGGCGGCGCAGGTGTTTGCTCTGGCCTTTGTGACGGAGTACCTCACCCAGTGGCCTGAGTTCTTCTCGGACGTCCTGTCTGTGGTTGGGCTGAACCCGCGGGGGGCGGACCTGTACCTGCGCACGCTCCTGGCCATCGACGCCGAGGTGGTGGACCGTGACATCACGCACTCTGCCGAG GAGACGCGCCGGAACACGCTCATTAAGGACACCATGCGGGAGCAGTGCATCCCCGCTCTGGTGGAGTCCTGGTACCAGATCCTGCAGGCCTATCAGCACACCAACCCTGAGCTCACCTGCCAGTGCCTGGAGGTGGTGGGCACCTACGTGGCCTGGATCGACCTCGCCCTCATCGCCAACGACCG gtttgtgACCCTGCTGCTGAGTCACATGTCCGTGGAGGTCCTGAGAGAGGAGGCCTGCGACTGCCTGTTTGAAATCGTCAGCAAGGGCATGGACCCCGTGGACAAGACCAAGCTGGTGGAGTCCCTGTGCCAAGTGCTGCAGTCCGCTGGCTTCTTCAGCGTGGAGCAG GAAGAGGACGTGGACTTCCTGGCCAAGTTCTCCAGGCTGGTGAATGGCATGGGCCAGTCGCTGGTGGTCAGCTGGTCCAGACTGGTGAAGGTGGGCGACTGGGAGGGTGCCCAGGTGACACTGCGGTCCCTGGAGGGCAAGGTGCCCCTCACCCTGCAGCTGCTGGCCCACGAGGACGACGACATCTCCGCCAACGTCGTGGGCTTCTGCTACGACTACCTGCACGTGCTCAAACAG cTTCCACATCTTGCAGACCAGCAGAAAACCAACATTGAG GCTATAATGTTAGCTGTCATAAAGAAACTGACATATGACGAAGAATACAACTTTGAAAATGAG gGGGAGGACGAGGCCATGTTTGTGGAGTACAGGAAGCAGCTGAAGCTGCTGTTAGACCGTGTGGCCCAGGTGTCTccagagctgctgctggaagCTGTGCAGCGGGTCTTCACCTCGACCATGCA GCACTGGCAGGCCGCGCCCTTCATGCAGGTGGAGGTGGCGATGCGGCTGCTGTATATGCTGGGCGAGGCGCTGCCCGCCCACCAGGGGGCGCACTTCTCCGGGGACGAGGCCAAAGCCAGCGCCCTGCAGGGCATGATGAGAACG CTGGTCACCTGTGGGGTGAGTGAGTACCAGCACGTCTCCGTGACGCTGGAGTTCTTCGAAACGGTCGTGCGCTATGACAAGTTCTTCATGGTGGAGCCCCAGCACATTCCAAACGTTCTG ATGGTGTTTCTGGATCACCGAGGCCTCAGACACAGCAGCCCCAAAGTGCGCAGCAGAGTGGCCTACCTCTTCTCCCGCTTCATCAAGACCCTGCA CAAGCACATGAACGCCTTTATTGAAGACATCTTGAACAGGATACAGGACCTTCTGGAACTTTTGCCTCCG gcGAACGGGTGCCCGCCGGCCCTGACCAGCGATGACCAGCTGTTTGTGTTCGAGGCGGCGGGGGTGCTGGTCGTGAGCGGCGAGGGCGGGGCGGACAGGAAGGGGGCGCTGATGCGGAAGCTTCTGGAGCCGCTGCTGGAGCGCTTTGGGCTGGTGCTGGCGCAGCTGCAGCGTGAGCAGGACGAGGAGCGGCAGGCCGCGCTCGCCGACCGCCTCAACCACGCCGTGGGGTTCGCCAG CCGCACCAGCAAGGCCTTCAGCAACAAGCAGACGGTGAAGCAGTGCGGCTGCTTGGAGGTGTACCGCGACTGCCTGGAGGTCTTCGTGCCCGCGCTGAGCTGCCCCGTCCAGCGGGGGGCGCTGCGGAGCGGCGTGCGCTCCTTCCTGCACCGCATGATCATctgcctggaggaggaggtgctgccCTTCATCCCCGCCGCCTCCGAGCACATGCTGAAGGACTGCGAGGCCAAGGACCTGCAGGAGTTCATCCCCCTCATCAACCAGATCACCGCCAAGTTCAAG ggcCAGGTGTCCCCCTTCCTGCAGCAGGTCTTCATGCCGCTGGTGCAGGCCATCTTCGAGGTGCTGGGCCGGCCGGCCGAGCAGAACGACCAGACGGCCGCGCTGGAGAAGCAGATGCTGAGGAGGAGCTACTTCGCCTTCATCCAGGCCATGGCCGGCAGCGGCATCAACGAGGTCATAGCCAATCAGG GGGTGGAGAACATTGAGCGGGTGCTGTTCACCATCATACAGGGAGCGGTGGACATCCCCGATCCTGTCGCTCAGAAGACCTGCTTCATCATCCTCTCCAGGCTGGTGGAGCTCTGGG gGGGTAAAGATGGTTTGGTTGGGTTCCCCGACTTCATCTACAAACACATTGTCCCAGCATGCTTCCTGGCCCCGCTGAAACCGACCTTTGACCTGTCCGATGCCCAGACGGTTGTG acacTGTCCGAAGTTGCTCTCACTTTGAAAATGATTCATCTGAAGAGG GGGCAAGAGTTCCTCCTGTATCTGCAGCAGGAATACCTGCCTTCTGTGCACGTCACACCCGAAATCACACAG GAACTGTGTCAAGTGCTTCAGCAGCCAGATTCAAAGGTTATAAAAAGTTACATGAAG GCGTTCTTTCAGCGAGCCAGACTGTAA
- the LOC118232630 gene encoding exportin-T-like isoform X1 codes for MDEHALLGLNPNADAPHRQQALAYFEQLKESADAWQVCAEALAKNVYSSDHVKFFCFQVLEHQIKFRHAGLSPTQQQLIRETLLKWLQSQLMSAQPQKVFIRNKAAQVFALAFVTEYLTQWPEFFSDVLSVVGLNPRGADLYLRTLLAIDAEVVDRDITHSAEETRRNTLIKDTMREQCIPALVESWYQILQAYQHTNPELTCQCLEVVGTYVAWIDLALIANDRFVTLLLSHMSVEVLREEACDCLFEIVSKGMDPVDKTKLVESLCQVLQSAGFFSVEQEEDVDFLAKFSRLVNGMGQSLVVSWSRLVKVGDWEGAQVTLRSLEGKVPLTLQLLAHEDDDISANVVGFCYDYLHVLKQVGFCYDSLHVLKQLPHLADQQKTNIEAIMLAVIKKLTYDEEYNFENEGEDEAMFVEYRKQLKLLLDRVAQVSPELLLEAVQRVFTSTMQHWQAAPFMQVEVAMRLLYMLGEALPAHQGAHFSGDEAKASALQGMMRTLVTCGVSEYQHVSVTLEFFETVVRYDKFFMVEPQHIPNVLMVFLDHRGLRHSSPKVRSRVAYLFSRFIKTLHKHMNAFIEDILNRIQDLLELLPPANGCPPALTSDDQLFVFEAAGVLVVSGEGGADRKGALMRKLLEPLLERFGLVLAQLQREQDEERQAALADRLNHAVGFASRTSKAFSNKQTVKQCGCLEVYRDCLEVFVPALSCPVQRGALRSGVRSFLHRMIICLEEEVLPFIPAASEHMLKDCEAKDLQEFIPLINQITAKFKGQVSPFLQQVFMPLVQAIFEVLGRPAEQNDQTAALEKQMLRRSYFAFIQAMAGSGINEVIANQGVENIERVLFTIIQGAVDIPDPVAQKTCFIILSRLVELWGGKDGLVGFPDFIYKHIVPACFLAPLKPTFDLSDAQTVVTLSEVALTLKMIHLKRGQEFLLYLQQEYLPSVHVTPEITQELCQVLQQPDSKVIKSYMKAFFQRARL; via the exons atggaTGAGCACGCCTTGCTGGGACTGAACCCCAACGCTGACGCCCCTCACCGCCAGCAG GCTCTGGCCTACTTTGAGCAGCTGAAGGAGTCGGCTGATGCCTGGCAGGTGTGTGCGGAGGCCCTAGCCAAGAACGTTTACAG CAGTGACCATGTGAAGTTCTTCTGTTTCCAAGTTCTTGAGCATCAGATCAAGTTCAG ACACGCGGGCCTCAGTCCCACCCAGCAGCAGCTGATCAGAGAAACACTGCTGAAATGGCTGCAGTCACAG TTAATGAGCGCTCAGCCACAGAAGGTCTTCATTCGCAACAAGGCGGCGCAGGTGTTTGCTCTGGCCTTTGTGACGGAGTACCTCACCCAGTGGCCTGAGTTCTTCTCGGACGTCCTGTCTGTGGTTGGGCTGAACCCGCGGGGGGCGGACCTGTACCTGCGCACGCTCCTGGCCATCGACGCCGAGGTGGTGGACCGTGACATCACGCACTCTGCCGAG GAGACGCGCCGGAACACGCTCATTAAGGACACCATGCGGGAGCAGTGCATCCCCGCTCTGGTGGAGTCCTGGTACCAGATCCTGCAGGCCTATCAGCACACCAACCCTGAGCTCACCTGCCAGTGCCTGGAGGTGGTGGGCACCTACGTGGCCTGGATCGACCTCGCCCTCATCGCCAACGACCG gtttgtgACCCTGCTGCTGAGTCACATGTCCGTGGAGGTCCTGAGAGAGGAGGCCTGCGACTGCCTGTTTGAAATCGTCAGCAAGGGCATGGACCCCGTGGACAAGACCAAGCTGGTGGAGTCCCTGTGCCAAGTGCTGCAGTCCGCTGGCTTCTTCAGCGTGGAGCAG GAAGAGGACGTGGACTTCCTGGCCAAGTTCTCCAGGCTGGTGAATGGCATGGGCCAGTCGCTGGTGGTCAGCTGGTCCAGACTGGTGAAGGTGGGCGACTGGGAGGGTGCCCAGGTGACACTGCGGTCCCTGGAGGGCAAGGTGCCCCTCACCCTGCAGCTGCTGGCCCACGAGGACGACGACATCTCCGCCAACGTCGTGGGCTTCTGCTACGACTACCTGCACGTGCTCAAACAGGTGGGCTTCTGCTACGACAGCCTGCACGTGCTCAAACAG cTTCCACATCTTGCAGACCAGCAGAAAACCAACATTGAG GCTATAATGTTAGCTGTCATAAAGAAACTGACATATGACGAAGAATACAACTTTGAAAATGAG gGGGAGGACGAGGCCATGTTTGTGGAGTACAGGAAGCAGCTGAAGCTGCTGTTAGACCGTGTGGCCCAGGTGTCTccagagctgctgctggaagCTGTGCAGCGGGTCTTCACCTCGACCATGCA GCACTGGCAGGCCGCGCCCTTCATGCAGGTGGAGGTGGCGATGCGGCTGCTGTATATGCTGGGCGAGGCGCTGCCCGCCCACCAGGGGGCGCACTTCTCCGGGGACGAGGCCAAAGCCAGCGCCCTGCAGGGCATGATGAGAACG CTGGTCACCTGTGGGGTGAGTGAGTACCAGCACGTCTCCGTGACGCTGGAGTTCTTCGAAACGGTCGTGCGCTATGACAAGTTCTTCATGGTGGAGCCCCAGCACATTCCAAACGTTCTG ATGGTGTTTCTGGATCACCGAGGCCTCAGACACAGCAGCCCCAAAGTGCGCAGCAGAGTGGCCTACCTCTTCTCCCGCTTCATCAAGACCCTGCA CAAGCACATGAACGCCTTTATTGAAGACATCTTGAACAGGATACAGGACCTTCTGGAACTTTTGCCTCCG gcGAACGGGTGCCCGCCGGCCCTGACCAGCGATGACCAGCTGTTTGTGTTCGAGGCGGCGGGGGTGCTGGTCGTGAGCGGCGAGGGCGGGGCGGACAGGAAGGGGGCGCTGATGCGGAAGCTTCTGGAGCCGCTGCTGGAGCGCTTTGGGCTGGTGCTGGCGCAGCTGCAGCGTGAGCAGGACGAGGAGCGGCAGGCCGCGCTCGCCGACCGCCTCAACCACGCCGTGGGGTTCGCCAG CCGCACCAGCAAGGCCTTCAGCAACAAGCAGACGGTGAAGCAGTGCGGCTGCTTGGAGGTGTACCGCGACTGCCTGGAGGTCTTCGTGCCCGCGCTGAGCTGCCCCGTCCAGCGGGGGGCGCTGCGGAGCGGCGTGCGCTCCTTCCTGCACCGCATGATCATctgcctggaggaggaggtgctgccCTTCATCCCCGCCGCCTCCGAGCACATGCTGAAGGACTGCGAGGCCAAGGACCTGCAGGAGTTCATCCCCCTCATCAACCAGATCACCGCCAAGTTCAAG ggcCAGGTGTCCCCCTTCCTGCAGCAGGTCTTCATGCCGCTGGTGCAGGCCATCTTCGAGGTGCTGGGCCGGCCGGCCGAGCAGAACGACCAGACGGCCGCGCTGGAGAAGCAGATGCTGAGGAGGAGCTACTTCGCCTTCATCCAGGCCATGGCCGGCAGCGGCATCAACGAGGTCATAGCCAATCAGG GGGTGGAGAACATTGAGCGGGTGCTGTTCACCATCATACAGGGAGCGGTGGACATCCCCGATCCTGTCGCTCAGAAGACCTGCTTCATCATCCTCTCCAGGCTGGTGGAGCTCTGGG gGGGTAAAGATGGTTTGGTTGGGTTCCCCGACTTCATCTACAAACACATTGTCCCAGCATGCTTCCTGGCCCCGCTGAAACCGACCTTTGACCTGTCCGATGCCCAGACGGTTGTG acacTGTCCGAAGTTGCTCTCACTTTGAAAATGATTCATCTGAAGAGG GGGCAAGAGTTCCTCCTGTATCTGCAGCAGGAATACCTGCCTTCTGTGCACGTCACACCCGAAATCACACAG GAACTGTGTCAAGTGCTTCAGCAGCCAGATTCAAAGGTTATAAAAAGTTACATGAAG GCGTTCTTTCAGCGAGCCAGACTGTAA
- the selenoh gene encoding selenoprotein H, producing MASRAKPGGRGRKRKTEPEGGEEPALENKKEKAEEEENDKEEGQRVVIEHCKSURVYGRNAEGIRGALQAAHPDLRVLLNPQKPRRNSFEVTLLSEGKEMSLWSGIKKGPPRKLKFPEPAVLLSALEEALKSQ from the exons ATGGCGTCTCGTGCAAAACCAG GTGGGCGTGGCAGGAAGCGCAAGACGGAgcctgaggggggggaggagccagcgCTGGAGAACAAGAAGGAAAaagcggaggaagaggagaatgaCAAAGAGGAGGGGCAGAGGGTGGTCATAGAGCACTG taagAGCTGACGCGTGTATGGGCGTAATGCAGAGGGGATTCGGGGCGCCCTCCAGGCGGCCCACCCCGACCTGAGAGTCCTGCTGAACCCCCAGAAGCCCCGACGGAACAGCTTCGAGGTCACGCTGCTGAGCGAGGGGAAGG AGATGAGCCTGTGGTCTGGGATTAAGAAAGGTCCCCCTCGTAAACTCAAGTTCCCTGAGCCTGCAGTGCTGCTGTCCGCCCTGGAGGAGGCGCTGAAGAGCCAGTAG